The Zavarzinella sp. sequence ATCATCTATACACTCTTCTACTGTATATAACACTTTCACAGCAAAAAAGTTTCCGGTTTTTTTGATTTTTTTTCGAATTCCCAAATCGGCAAACTGGGCGTTCCGATTATTGTTAGAATAAGTTTATGAGAACACTTGCACTTTTAGTTCTGTTCGTGGTTCTGAGCTGGTCGCAGATCGGCTTCAGCCAGATCAAATTTCAACTGGTCCCTGGTTATCGAATGACCCAACCTTCACTTACCAACCCAGGTGGGGGCCTGCGTTTGGTTCCTAATTCCCCTCAAGTATTTGTGCCGCAGGTATATCCGTTTCCTCACATTCCGCTTTATGCCCAGCAATACTACGTGCCGATCTACCTTCCTTTTCAGCAGAATTATTACCTGCAAGCCACACAATATCAGTGGGCTGCACCTGCAGCACCGCCAACTGCGCCCGTGCGACCGGCGATAACCACACCGCCGCAGCAAACACCTGTCAGCAAAGACTTTGCGAGAATCCGCATTGTGGCACCTTCAGGTTCTGTAGTGGTCTGGAACGAACGCGAATATACCGTCGGAAATGACCCACTGCTACTTGATTCTCCAGCACTCCGTTCTGGCCAGAGTTATTATTTCGAACTGGTCATCAAGTGGGAAAGTGATGGAAAGAAACTGGAAGATCGGAAAAATATTCAGGCACTTGCTGGAGATGAAAAATCTCTCATTTATCGCTGAGCAATGTCATGAAAAACTGATCATTTCCTGGTTTTCCAGCATCCAATTTTTAATACTTGCGGTTTGTTTGCCGGAATTGTCCATGCGTGGCACTTTGTGCTGCACACTGCCTTTGCCATTGGCCAGCATCCAGCGCAAAAATGCACCAGGTTTCACCACCAGGATTTGTGGCGGCAGCATGCTCAGGTCGTTCTGTCGGTGGGCATCGTAATCTTCATTCAAATGACATAACTCCTTATCCAGTAAGGAGATAAATTCATCGATGCTGGCTGGCAACTGACCAAACTCAACGAGGTACAGGTGGTGGCCTGGCTGTTTGGGATTATCCGGAAATACGGGCCCCACATGAAACTGAAATACGTTGCTGTGCGTTGCGTGGGCAGCGCTGGCGACCGCTTTTTCTAATTCTTCACTAATTAAGTGCTCACCAAATGCAGAAAGAAAATATTTTGTGCGGCCAGTGAAACGAATCAACGGTGGTGAAATCGATTCAAATTCAATGGTATCCCCCACCAGGTAAGACCATAGCCCCGCACAGGTCGTCAAAGCAACCGCATAAGGCACGCCGACCTCGGCAGTAGCCAGCGTGTGCCTTACCGGAAACGGGTTGGCTAATTGACCATCCTGAAACTGGTCCAGTGGGATAAATTCGAAAAAGATCTGATGATCAGGAATGATTCTCAATTTTTTGTAACGTGGGTCCTCCGTAGCCACAAACCCTTCGGAACAGGGATAAACTTCACAGAATTCCGTGTCGGGACCAATTTCGTTTTCAAACAGCTCGCGATACGGGTCGAATTTGATCCCACCGTGGATAATCAATTGCAACTGTGGCCAGATATCAGCAATTTTGTTCTTGCCAGTGATTTGCTTCAAACGATCAAACAACAGTAAGATCCATGATGGTACCCCGCTTATTGCTGTGATCGGTAATTTAGCAGCAGCTTCTGCCAGTTTGTTCACTTTCACCGTCCAATCGGCAATTCCACTCAGCTCCATCGGGGGAAAGGTGTAAGGTTGAGTTAATGATGGCACTTCGATGGCGGCAATCGCACTCAAGTCGCCCGCCCGGCTGTTGTTCGTTTCCGTACGAAGGTTGGTGTTTCCTGCCAGAAAAAAGAACTTGCCACTAAATAACTTCTTCTGAGGAAAGGCGTTACGAAAAAAGCTCACTGTGGTGAATGCGGTCTTACGATTGGATGCCAGCATTTCTTTGGTGATCGGAATGTATTTCGTCGCTCCGCTGGTGGTACCAGAAGAAAGTGCATAATATGGGGGATTTTCAGGCCAGGTGGCCCCCGCCGTATTTGGGTAATGGTGCTGCCAGTAGTTTTTCCAGAAATCTTCGTAAGTCCTTACCGGCACTAGCTTTTGGTATTCTTCTACCGTGCGGATATGGGAAAACTGGTGATCAATTCCGAATTGTGTATGCCGTGCCGTGCGAAAGAGCCTGAAGAGAGTATCTTCCTGAATCTGGTTGACATCCATGGAATCAAGTGTCCTGACGCGCTTGCGGGCATATTGCACCAAACCGGCATCTGCAACCGTGCGTGCCAGTCGATTACCAACAACCAAATCCCAAAACATACTTAGATCCCAGTGTTGACTTACAAAAATTGTATGTTTTTAGAAAAAATGAAAAAAAATCAGTTGCAATAAATTTTCTGTGAAGGTAATGTGTAAGTGGTTTATTATTTTTAATAACTCCTTTCTCTTTCTTGAGGAAAATCTCATGTTTGGTTACTCTCCACCAAACCGAAAAGCGTTCACATTGATTGAATTGCTGGTTGTGATTGCCATTATTGCCATTTTGATTGGCCTTTTGCTCCCCGCCGTGCAGAAAGTGCGGGAAGCTGCAAATCGTTCCAAATGCACCAATAACCTGAAGCAAATTGGTGTAGCACTCCATGCCTACCACGATGTAACAGGGTATTTGCCATCGGCAGGTGTATCTGACCAAGCCCCTTATGGAACTGGTGGCAGTGGCTGGGGTTCTGCGTGGACAGTTTTTATCCTGCCATACATAGAGCAGGACAACATTTATCGACAATTGGTTTTCACAGGTCAGTCTGGCTGGGGTGCTGCGGCTACCAACAATTTAACGGTAACCAGAAACGTTAAGATCAACACCTACCTTTGCCCTTCTTCACCAGTAGGTGACACAGCTCCAAGCCCCATGAGTGGCATTGGTGTCGCACAAGCTAACCACTATGTATCTGTATGTGGTGCTGTGCCTGGATTAATTCCAGGTTTCACGGAAACCCGTACATGGGTTGGCAATCCTGCTACTGCAGGGTGCTGCGTCGGTGGGATTCTCGGTGGTGGTGGTGCTATGGTTCCAGGAGTTACCAAAGTAACGCTACCTACTATTCAGGATGGAACAAGTAACACTATACTCATCAGCGAACAGAATGATTTTCTTTTTACACAGAATGGATCAAAGGTTCGATGGGGAACTGGTTTGTTACATGGCTGGATGATTGGCTGGCATTCCAGCACTTCTACGTGGAATGGTGGCTCCACGGATGCCCGGATCTTCCAGGGAACTACCGTGCGTTACCGGATCAATCAGAAAACTGGTTGGACCAACGCACCAGGGCACTGCGGTGCTTCAGGTGTTTGCGATAACATTGGCACGAATATTCCATTGAACTCTGCCCACACCGGTGGGGTGAATGCTCTGTTCGGCGATGGTTCAGTGAAGTTCCTGCGGGATTCCACCCAACTGAACATTCTGGCTCAATTGGCCACCCGTGACGATGGTATCCCCGTAACACTCGACTAGTGAATTGGTTTCCGGTATAGAATGCATCTTTGAACTACCGGAAATTCTTGTCATGGCACAATGGATTCTTTCTCCCACTCACCAGTGCAGTGGGATATCCCGCATTTTTGAATTCTGCAACGACGATGGTTTGCCTGCAATGCGTCCCTATACCTGCGGGCACGCTGCCGCCTCTACATTTCTGACCTACCACGGAGTTGTAAAGCCAGAAGAGCAATCAGCACTGCAGATCATGTCCGCGATCCAGATGCATTTCCCGGCAGATACAATGGGTGGATATTTTGGTGTCAGCCGCAGACGAATGGAAAAAATTTGCCGAAATGCTGGTTTGAAACTCACAGTTGTGAAAGGAATCTCAGAATTAAAAGCCAGCTTGGATCGGTGCGAGCCAGTCATTGTGGTCACCTGGGTACCAGGTCCCGTCATTTTGGGCAAGATGTTGCCACAGGGTCACTGGATGGTCGCCTACGCATACGATGAAAGCCACATCTACCTGACCAACAAGTTCGGTGGCTGCATGACTTGGGAATTGTTCAGCAAATCGTGGGACCACTGGTTACCCGGACTGATTCAGATGAGAAACACCGGAATTACGACGACTGCCGCTTTTTAAGCCCGCGGACATAACGATAATACCCATCCAACTTGTACTTTTTCGCGGTATTTCCTGAAGACATGAATCTGATTGATCCAAATACCTGACGCTCGGGTGCCCATGGTCTGTCGAATAACCCGAAGCACCACAAAATTCCCGTGTAAGAGTTGGGATCTCTGCCATCAAGCGCGTATTTGTTGTTCAAATGTTCCAGAACAGTGTACGCAGTCTGATGATCAGGCGACCATTCCAGCACCTTTTTTCCCCACAGCATTCGCAGATAGTTGTGAATTTTGCCTGTGGTCACTAATTCTGTCTGAGCGGCATTCCATAGTTCATCGTGCGTTGCAGAGTTTTCCCACTCCTGCAGAGAATAGGTGTAATCCCGTTGATCCCGATCGTGCTTGCCAAGGGTTACCTGGGCCCACTCTGGCAGGGTGCTTTTCAAATCGTAGTACGTAGGAATCGTTTCGCCATCGAGATCCACGAGCCGAACCTGTGGGATGCCATGTTGCTTATTGCGACAATGATGCCAGTGGTAGCCGACATCACGCCAGGTGAGGGCTTCATCAAGAAAACTGTTCACATTGGGATCACCACAAAAATACCCTTCCCGCTTATTTTTGTTAGCAAGGTTCATTTTGTCAGGCGTCCACGGTTCATCGTGGTGCAGCACACGATTGACCACATCCTGAATAGCAAGATGGCCATTTCGCAAGTAGACACTTAATCCACTTGCTGCCGTGCGGGCAGGATCGTCCGGATTGTTCCTGCCTTCCGAATAATTGTGTAACTTGTTTGTGACAAAATAATCCAGTGCGTTTTGGGCAGCAACTGCACCACCTGCTGTGGTGGCAACGGGTGTTACAGATTGATCAATTGGTAACATCGAAACCACTTCGGCGGGATCTTCCCAGTCTTCCCACAATTCAAAAGGTGGAGCCACCACCGAACGATTAACCAGACGTTCCAGGGGATTTGCAGTTGCTTGTTGCCCATAACTTTCCACAAACAATCGATGGATCCGCGGGCGAATGTGGGCCGCTGCCTTCACCTGCTCGCCCAGCAGTTCCAGTGGAATCATGCAGTTACTATCCACTGCAACCATTTGCACATCAGTTTTCCCTGCAACTGCTGCCGATTGCTGCGGGACGATAAACACGGGGTAATCATCTGTGACAATCAAACTGGCGTTCTTCACGATCCCATGTAGCAGCCCACGTGCGGGCTGACTTGCTGTTTCCAGATAAGGCCAGTAATTGACACCTAACTTCTTTGCTGCAAAGTAGTTATCCTTCATTCCCTGCAACAAAAACGTGTGGTGGCGTGCGTTTGCCCACGGGTAATCGAGTCGCAATCCTTCATAAATAACCAATGGGTGTTTCAGCTCATTGGCCATATGAACTGCGTAATCTAAAGCATGGTTACTTGTCATGCGTCTGGAAATCTGCATCCAGTAGAAAACATAAGACCCACTTGGATTCAGAGGTGCGTCATTCAACTTGCGAATGCGGTAATCGTTAAAAGTTGGCATAAGTTCCCAAACGAACGCTTATTAAACATCAATAGCCAGCTTGAAACAGAAATAAAATGAGAATTGATTAATATTTTGGGATTTTTGGATCGATCAATCTGCTCCAGGCATCGATGCCACCTGCCATGCTGGCAACATTGGCTGCACCGTGCTGCTGCAGGATTGCCGCACCCGATAAACTACGCACCCCGTGGTGGCAGTAAACAATAATTGGCTTGGTCAGATCCAGCTCATCGTGACGTTCGGACAATTCACCCAAAGGAATTAAAATACTCTCATGGATGTGGGCGTATTCATACTCCCACGGTTCACGAACATCGACAAGTAAGACATCTTCGGTTTGAGCAAGCAGCTCTGCCGCCTGTGTGGGGTGGATTTGTTTAATCATTCTTCTGTACTCGTGATGTCTGGCAATGAGAGTTTTTTCAGATATTCCCGTTCTTTTTGTCGCATTAGAATCTGCTCTTCATCATCATGATCATCGTAACCACAAAGATGAAGGGCACCGTGGATGCTGTACAAGATCAGTTCATTTTCAACTGCGTGACCACGTTCTGCTGCCTCCCGCATTGCCACTTCCACACCAATCACAATTTCACCTTCCAGCAATTTCGACTTTTTGCCTGAGTATGGAAAAGTGAGCACATCTGTGGGGCCTTCGTGCTGCAAAAATTGCATATTCAGACGTGCAATTGTCTGATCTTCAACAAAAGCGAGCACAATTTTAGCATTCCCTACTTTTTCACCTTCCAGCACCGTCGTCACTGCGGTGCGTAATTGCTGGAAGGGCAATTCCATTTTTTCCTGCGGGCTGGAAATCGACACTTTAATCATTGGATTCCCCCATGCCAATTTGACCTGGCTCCAGTGGTGGTAGCCCCAGTTCCGCGCGTGCAACAAGCAATTCCTGCATTAGAAATTGACGGGTTTTCATCTGATCCTGCAAAATTTCTTCAGTTAACTCTACCGGACCATGGACGCCAAACGAAATTGCACGCCAGAAGTCAATCGACTTGTTTTTTCCAGGTGGCCCTTTGAAGTACGAAGTAAAACTGCCCCAATTCCCTTCGATCCAGACACAATACACAGGAATGGTGGGTCGGTCCTGAAGAATATGCCATATTCCGCGTCCAAAGCGGCGAAGCACCTGGCTTTCCTTGCGTCGCAAATATGCTTCAGGAAAGATAACGACGCACTCTCCACGGTCCAGTGCGGCAACGGCCTCCTGCAACTCAGGTGCCTCTTTTCGAAAACCAGCATCAGCCACCCGAATAGTGCCCACCAGTTTCATCAGAGGATAAATGAGTTTTTTATCATAAAAAGCACTCGTCATCAGTGGTGTCATTGGGCTGGGGACAATTTTGCCTAACAGTACCGGATCCATGTAGGCGGCGTGGTTGGCGATAATGATGCACGGCCCACGTGTGGGTAAAATTGCTTGCCCACTGGTACGGAACCGGTAAACAGGCCAAAGAAGCAGTTCCAGTAACGCCTCGAAGGCGGGCAAAGTAAAGTTGAGAATAAACAGGATCAGTATGCCAAAAGAACTGACAATCGTTGCAAGTACCCAATATTTCTGAAGTTGTGGCGAATTTTGTGGCAACAGATACGCCAGGATGACCGTAAAGGCGAGTCCCAGTACCCAGCCAACAATTGCCCATGTGGTAGTGAAAATCGGCGAAATGTGATTGGTCCACAGGTTGTAAAGGTGAACAATCGGTGTTGTTGCCATCCCGATGCCAATACCCACCAGAATCAGATTCCATGTCCAGTGGTGGCTAAAATAACCCACCGTGGTACCGATCAGGATAAGTACAGGACCATAAACAAGGCCAGCAGCAACGCGATACGAGTGCCGCTGAAACCAACTGAAAAGAGCACCTCCCGCAACTGAAAGACCAAACCAGAGCATTGTTTTTGGGAAAGTCGGGTTTGTTGCATCGGTGAAAAAGTTACTCCGTAACACTCCTGCCAGCAAAGCACTTAGTGTGAATGCCCACCAGACAATCCCAAACCAGCACGCTCTCCCAAAGCGGGAAAACCAGATCTGTGCTCCAGCCTGAAACAGACGACGCTGCACACCAAAAGTGCGATCGGCGTTCTGTGGGGGATTTGCCCACAAGCAAGTAGTAACCAAGCTGATCAATGAGAAAATGAACACACTCTCAGAAATTCCAAGTTGCAACCGACTGCCCACCAGTAGTGCAAGGGTGCTGCCCGCAAACATAGCAGCCAGAATAGCCCCCAGCAAGACAGGTTTTGACCACCCACTTTGCTGCAATGTGGAGTTCAGTGAAATGTTCCCAATGACCAGGTTTGTTGCAAGAAGAATTCCAATCAAGCCAATAAAACTGAGCCAGGGGGCATTTTCGTTGAAGAAAAATAACAGCACGATGATGCAGATCAACGCCTGAATGGTGATTGCAAACGACTTCAATTGTGAAAAGCGGTGCAACAATCCCAAGGCGGGTGCCGCAAGCAACATCGGGAAAAAGAAAAACCCAAGAACCAACGCAATCTGCTTCGGCTGATAGCTGAAAATGCTGTTAAAATTCCACTGACCAATCAGTTGGCCATAACTGCCAATTATCAGCAACGTGATAAACGATGCCTGTGCATACGCACCGACCAGGTAAGCAATCAGCCTCCCACGCGCGATCGCGCTTGCTTTGTCCAGCATCAAATTTTCTCTTGGTAGCATCGGGAAATTTTATCAACCTGTCGCAAAGCGGCCCCGAAAAACAGTTTCCAAATTAAAGGACGGGTTTTACTGCTGTTTGAGGGGCGAATGGGATGCTGTCAGCCAGTTCGCAAGTTTGGCACAGGCACCCGGCTGGGCGATTGCTTCGGCCAGTGTTGTCAATTCCGCCCGCACCGCCTGAAGTTGAGTGGGATTTTCCAACCAATCTAACATCTTATTTGCTAAGAGTTTAGAGCAATCGCGTTCACTGATCACTTCGGGAAAAATTTGCTTGTCTGCCAGCAGATTCACCAGAGTAATGAACCGCACATTCATAATCAACGGCTTTATTTTTTTTGCAAGTCGCTTGATTCGGTAAGTGATGACTGCCGGCGTACGATAATACATCAATTCAAGGCTGACGGAACCAGAAACTGCCAGGCATGCTTGAGAAGCCGCGATGATTTCTGGCGTTTTACCCACATATACGGTTACGGGCAGTGCGGAATTACCAAGGATCCTGGTTGCCATATCCGCCTGAAGGGAATTGTAAGACGCCACTAGAAAGCGAGTTTGTGGCAGTACAGAAAGTATTAACTTTGCAGCACCCAACATATCTTTCAAATTGCGCAGAACTTCCTGATTTCTGGAGCCTGGTAACAGGCCGATCACCGGCCCACCTTTCTGTGCACCCTCAATCCAATGCTGGTCGAGTTGTCGTCTTTTCAATTCATCGAAATATGGATGGCCAATGTACGTGGTGGGCACACCATGTTTCTCCAGCCATTCATGTTCAAATGGCAAACAGGAAAACACATGGTCGCACAGTCGTTTCATTTTTTTGACCCGCCACGATGCCCACGCCCAGATCTGTGGTGGGACAAAAAAGTAAACGGGTATGCCATGCTTTCGAGCACGTTCGGCCAGTTTCCAATGGAAACCAGGATAGTCAATCATGATCAGGGCATTTGGGCGTTGGGTGCGAAAAAAATCCTCCGCTTGATCAAGTAGCCGTTTGAATGTGCGGAGTTGTTTCAGGACCGCACTGATCCCCATTACGGAATGGTTGCTCAGTGGGTAAAGCAATTGGCAGCCTTCGGCGGCCATCGCATCACCACCGAAGCCGGAAATCTGCACATCTGGCTGACAGGTTTTCAGTGCACGGATCAGGTTGGTGGCGTGCATTTCTCCGCTTGGTTCACCAGCACTGATAAAAAAATGCATTGACTCCACCTGAAAAGATAGTCGTAAGTACTTAATTTGTAAGCACTTAGTACTGCTAGAAGAACAATCGTCGGATGTCGTTATACATAGCGAACGCAAACAGCATCAAAATGAGCACCAACCCGATGATCAATGCCCAATCCATAACACGATCCGGGGCTGGTTTGCCACGGATTTTCTCATAAATGAGAAACACCATGTGCCCACCGTCCATCACAGGAATTGGCAGGAAGTTGACGACTGCCAGATTGATGCTGACCAGCCCCAGAAACACCAGAAACTGCCAACGGTCGTATCCAGCAATCTTGTAGGAGATATTCGCAATCGACAGTGGCCCACTGATACTTTTCAGCGAAATCTGGCGGAATACTGTGGCGTAAAGCGTCTGGTAGATATTTTTCAGAGTTCGGATAGTGCGTTTCCCACCCAACTTCAACGCATCCAGATAAGTATCCGCTTTTTTGATTTGCGTATCGTACGCCAACATCAGCCCACGGTCTTCCAGTGGCCAGGATTTGTTTTCTTTACATTCCAGGGGCAGGGTAATAATGTTTTCACCACTTCCATCGGTCCGTTTTACCTTCAATTCCATTGCATCGCTTGGTCGGTTCTGCATCAAACCGAATAGCGCAGCGCCGGAATGCAGATTGAGCGTATCCCAGGAACCCATTTTGAACTGGTCTTTCTTCACCAGTTCGGAAAAACGAACTTCGGTAATGATGTCCCCTTCCCGCAGACCATTTTTTGCTGCAAGTGATTCTGGATCGATTGTGTCTACAGTCAAATCGATGTAGTAAGCCAGCCCCAAACCAGAAATGGCCATGGGTGCATTCCGACCACCGATCGATTCACCATTCGATTCCAGAACTTTGTCCCATTTGGTGGTAAAGGTCATTAATTTGCCAGTTTTTTCATCGCCCGTTGGGCTGCGCAGTACTTCAATTTTAACTTCCAGATTCGTGCTGGTAGCTGCCCACTTTTCTAATTCAAACGACAATTGGAATGGATCATAAAGTACTTCTTCAATCCCCACCTTTTGGTCTTTGCTCTTTTCTTCAACAAAGCGTTTGATCCCACCTTCGTTGGTGGTAACCTGAATAGCTACGAGCCGATCCCCACCAGTGTGGTCCTCGACATTGGCAGTTTTCATCCGACTGTCGCTACCATCATCAGCCTTGGCGGTGGCAGCGGGCCCATTGGCACGAAGTGCTGCCAGTCGCCCCATTTGAAAACGCACACCAGGTATTTCACGTGCATAAGGTACAGCAACTTCAAAATGAAAGCGTTTTCCTTCCCTTTCCACGACAACAATCATCGGTTTGCCGAGCATCAGCTTCTGGCGTCGGGCAAATTCCTCATATACCCTCTTCGTGACACCATCCGGGTCAACGTAAGTGGGGATATCGCTGACTTTCTTTGGGTCGGTGGGATCATAAGAGCATGCCACGATCTGGTCATTCGCCTGAAAGCCATTTCCGTTCTCATCAACGGCTAATCGTCCGGGACGCGGCAATTTCATTAATTCCAGCATCGGCGGTAATTTTCGAGGCATTTTCAACTGATTGGCCGGCCCGATACCAATGGTGGGATAAAGCTCATCAGGTGCACGCGTCGCAACAAGTGTTAATTCCCGCGTTTTCTCATCTCCATCAACGATCAGAGGAATAGCTTCCCCTTTGGAAGAACTCATGATGGTGGGTTTGATGTCATCAAACGAGGGTTTCTCGATGCTGGCAATTTTCTGAATTCGATCACCAGCCCGAATATCTGCTTCCCATGCGGGTGAGCCAACCGAGACATAACCAACAACGGCTGGTGGTTCTTCGACACCATGTTTGTAAGCAATCAGGAAGCAGGTGCATCCCATGATCACGTTCATGATGACGCCCGCAGAAATAATCAGCATTCGCTGGTAGACCGACTTATTCTTAAATGAACGTGGATCTTCTTCAGCGTCTTCAGAGTCGCCGTTTTCGCCTTCACCCACCATTTTGACGAAACCGCCCAATGGGATCCAGCCGATTTTGTAGGTGGTTTCGCCATATTTGAACTGGCAGAACGGCAGCGCCTGCCCAAATCCAATGCTGAAGGTTTCTACGTGAACATCGCACCATTTGGCAGCCAGAAAATGGCCCAATTCGTGGATAAAGATCACCAGCCCCAGCCCCAGTGCTGCCAGACCCAGTTCCAGAACATTCAGTTGCAGGTAATAAATGCCGAATATGACGATCATCAGCATCACCAGCGAACCGTAATTGGTGCTTTTACGCGGTGCCTGCTGACTTACGGTTGAGAGATTGTTATTTTCCGGTTTATCCACCGGGTAGCCTCCAGTCTGGCCCACTGATCAAGAGCAAGAATCTCTTCGAGCGTGGGGTTAGGAATGTAATCGTGGGCATGCAGAACATGTCCACAGAGCAATGCGATATCCAGGTAACTGATTTCCTGCCTGAGAAATCGCTCGACAGCGACTTCATTAGCAGCATTTAAAACTGTTCCAGAAGATCCTTTCTTTCGACATACCTCATAGCCCAATTCTATGGCTGGAAAGGTCGTTGTGTCTGGTTTTTCAAAGCGTAACTGAAACATTTCCTTCCAGTTCATCGTGCGGGCAGGTCCGACGCACCGTTTGGGATAGCAAAGTGCGTACTGAATTGGCAGCCGCATATCTGGTGGGGAGAGTTGGGCCAACACCGAACCATCCAGAAATTCGACAAAGGAGTGAACAATCGACTCAGGATGAATCACCAGTTCAATCTGGTCTGCCTGCAGGTCAAACAACCAGTGCGCTTCAATAATTTCCAGGGCTTTGTTCATCAGGGTGGCGGAATCGATGGTTATCTTCCTGCCCATCTTCCAGGTGGGGTGGTTCAACGCTTCTGCAACGGTAACTTTCGCTAGTTGCTCTGAACTGTGACCCCGAAACGGCCCCCCACTGCCGGTAATAATGATCCGTTTCAGACCTCGCTGTTGGTGCAACGCCTGAAATATCGCACTGTGTTCGCTATCCACCGGCAAGATTTCTGCATCATGACGCTGTGCAGCACCCATTACCAAGTGGCCCGCCACCACCAGACTTTCTTTGTTTGCAAGGCACACCCGTTTCCCAGCCTCCGCCGCAGCAAGCGTGCTGCGCAGGCCAGCAGCACCCACCATCGCGGATACCACGGTATCAACCGTCGTAAGTGCTAA is a genomic window containing:
- a CDS encoding GH3 auxin-responsive promoter family protein, translated to MFWDLVVGNRLARTVADAGLVQYARKRVRTLDSMDVNQIQEDTLFRLFRTARHTQFGIDHQFSHIRTVEEYQKLVPVRTYEDFWKNYWQHHYPNTAGATWPENPPYYALSSGTTSGATKYIPITKEMLASNRKTAFTTVSFFRNAFPQKKLFSGKFFFLAGNTNLRTETNNSRAGDLSAIAAIEVPSLTQPYTFPPMELSGIADWTVKVNKLAEAAAKLPITAISGVPSWILLLFDRLKQITGKNKIADIWPQLQLIIHGGIKFDPYRELFENEIGPDTEFCEVYPCSEGFVATEDPRYKKLRIIPDHQIFFEFIPLDQFQDGQLANPFPVRHTLATAEVGVPYAVALTTCAGLWSYLVGDTIEFESISPPLIRFTGRTKYFLSAFGEHLISEELEKAVASAAHATHSNVFQFHVGPVFPDNPKQPGHHLYLVEFGQLPASIDEFISLLDKELCHLNEDYDAHRQNDLSMLPPQILVVKPGAFLRWMLANGKGSVQHKVPRMDNSGKQTASIKNWMLENQEMISFS
- a CDS encoding DUF1559 domain-containing protein, which translates into the protein MFGYSPPNRKAFTLIELLVVIAIIAILIGLLLPAVQKVREAANRSKCTNNLKQIGVALHAYHDVTGYLPSAGVSDQAPYGTGGSGWGSAWTVFILPYIEQDNIYRQLVFTGQSGWGAAATNNLTVTRNVKINTYLCPSSPVGDTAPSPMSGIGVAQANHYVSVCGAVPGLIPGFTETRTWVGNPATAGCCVGGILGGGGAMVPGVTKVTLPTIQDGTSNTILISEQNDFLFTQNGSKVRWGTGLLHGWMIGWHSSTSTWNGGSTDARIFQGTTVRYRINQKTGWTNAPGHCGASGVCDNIGTNIPLNSAHTGGVNALFGDGSVKFLRDSTQLNILAQLATRDDGIPVTLD
- a CDS encoding deoxyribodipyrimidine photolyase; translation: MPTFNDYRIRKLNDAPLNPSGSYVFYWMQISRRMTSNHALDYAVHMANELKHPLVIYEGLRLDYPWANARHHTFLLQGMKDNYFAAKKLGVNYWPYLETASQPARGLLHGIVKNASLIVTDDYPVFIVPQQSAAVAGKTDVQMVAVDSNCMIPLELLGEQVKAAAHIRPRIHRLFVESYGQQATANPLERLVNRSVVAPPFELWEDWEDPAEVVSMLPIDQSVTPVATTAGGAVAAQNALDYFVTNKLHNYSEGRNNPDDPARTAASGLSVYLRNGHLAIQDVVNRVLHHDEPWTPDKMNLANKNKREGYFCGDPNVNSFLDEALTWRDVGYHWHHCRNKQHGIPQVRLVDLDGETIPTYYDLKSTLPEWAQVTLGKHDRDQRDYTYSLQEWENSATHDELWNAAQTELVTTGKIHNYLRMLWGKKVLEWSPDHQTAYTVLEHLNNKYALDGRDPNSYTGILWCFGLFDRPWAPERQVFGSIRFMSSGNTAKKYKLDGYYRYVRGLKKRQSS
- a CDS encoding rhodanese-like domain-containing protein, translating into MIKQIHPTQAAELLAQTEDVLLVDVREPWEYEYAHIHESILIPLGELSERHDELDLTKPIIVYCHHGVRSLSGAAILQQHGAANVASMAGGIDAWSRLIDPKIPKY
- the ybeY gene encoding rRNA maturation RNase YbeY, producing the protein MIKVSISSPQEKMELPFQQLRTAVTTVLEGEKVGNAKIVLAFVEDQTIARLNMQFLQHEGPTDVLTFPYSGKKSKLLEGEIVIGVEVAMREAAERGHAVENELILYSIHGALHLCGYDDHDDEEQILMRQKEREYLKKLSLPDITSTEE
- a CDS encoding 1-acyl-sn-glycerol-3-phosphate acyltransferase, producing the protein MLDKASAIARGRLIAYLVGAYAQASFITLLIIGSYGQLIGQWNFNSIFSYQPKQIALVLGFFFFPMLLAAPALGLLHRFSQLKSFAITIQALICIIVLLFFFNENAPWLSFIGLIGILLATNLVIGNISLNSTLQQSGWSKPVLLGAILAAMFAGSTLALLVGSRLQLGISESVFIFSLISLVTTCLWANPPQNADRTFGVQRRLFQAGAQIWFSRFGRACWFGIVWWAFTLSALLAGVLRSNFFTDATNPTFPKTMLWFGLSVAGGALFSWFQRHSYRVAAGLVYGPVLILIGTTVGYFSHHWTWNLILVGIGIGMATTPIVHLYNLWTNHISPIFTTTWAIVGWVLGLAFTVILAYLLPQNSPQLQKYWVLATIVSSFGILILFILNFTLPAFEALLELLLWPVYRFRTSGQAILPTRGPCIIIANHAAYMDPVLLGKIVPSPMTPLMTSAFYDKKLIYPLMKLVGTIRVADAGFRKEAPELQEAVAALDRGECVVIFPEAYLRRKESQVLRRFGRGIWHILQDRPTIPVYCVWIEGNWGSFTSYFKGPPGKNKSIDFWRAISFGVHGPVELTEEILQDQMKTRQFLMQELLVARAELGLPPLEPGQIGMGESND
- the lpxB gene encoding lipid-A-disaccharide synthase; this encodes MHFFISAGEPSGEMHATNLIRALKTCQPDVQISGFGGDAMAAEGCQLLYPLSNHSVMGISAVLKQLRTFKRLLDQAEDFFRTQRPNALIMIDYPGFHWKLAERARKHGIPVYFFVPPQIWAWASWRVKKMKRLCDHVFSCLPFEHEWLEKHGVPTTYIGHPYFDELKRRQLDQHWIEGAQKGGPVIGLLPGSRNQEVLRNLKDMLGAAKLILSVLPQTRFLVASYNSLQADMATRILGNSALPVTVYVGKTPEIIAASQACLAVSGSVSLELMYYRTPAVITYRIKRLAKKIKPLIMNVRFITLVNLLADKQIFPEVISERDCSKLLANKMLDWLENPTQLQAVRAELTTLAEAIAQPGACAKLANWLTASHSPLKQQ